In Paramormyrops kingsleyae isolate MSU_618 chromosome 18, PKINGS_0.4, whole genome shotgun sequence, the DNA window CAGTATAAACACTGTTTAAAgcactgttattattattattcctaaCTTATCGGGCTTATGCTTCTCTGATCAATACCTGAACTTCATATTTTGAACACTTTGTAAtttgtaagtcgctttggataaaagcgtctgctaaatgacTCAATGTAAATGGTATTAGATTTCTTTTTGTTATGGACATCACAAACTAGACGAACCAATTGCACTGATTGAGTGCTTTTAGCACTTCCAAATGTAAGAAAATGTTTGATGTACTGACCCAGTAATAATAAAATTGCAACACAAAAAAATTCCCACTACTTAGAATTATACTTCGTTGGCAATACCTGCTGTAgcaatttccattttttttttttaccagatcATTCAGCCCTAGGCCTGGTGAAGAGGGTCAGTCCAGATCCCTTTCTCAGAGACGGCGTGGGGGTTCCTCAGGGTCTTCCACTCATGGACGGAGGTATTTAATGTTAAATATGATCAAAAGTACAATATTTTCACTATAAATGAAGCAGTGTAAAGCTGCAGTCTGAACTACACATCTTCCATTTGTAAGAAAATGTTTGGCATAGACCTCAATAAATGTCATAtgttcttattatttttatttaactttttttgtaaaaatagaAATTGCGACACAAAATGATTCCACTACTTAGAATTATGCTTCATTTGCAATAACTGCTGTAGCAATTtcccttctttattttttaaaccagaTCATTCAGCCCTAGGCCTGGTGAAGAGGGTCAGTCCAGATCCCTTTCTCAGAGACGGCGTGGGGGTTCCTCAGGGTCTTCCACTCATGGACGGAGGTATTTAATGTTAAATATGATCAAAAGTACAATATTTTCACTATAAATGAAGCAGTGTAAAGCTGCAGTCTGAACTACACATCTTCCATTTGTAAGAAAATGTTTGGCATAGACCTCAATAAATGTCATAtgttcttattatttttatttaactttttttgtaaaaatagaAATTGCGACACAAAATGATTCCACTACTTAGAATTATGCTTCATTTGCAATAACTGCTGTAGCAATTtcccttctttattttttaaaccagaTCATTCAGCCCTAGGCCTGGTGAAGAGGGTCAGTCCAGATCCCTTTCTCAGAGACGGCGTGGGGGTTCCTCAGGGTCTTCCACTCATGGACGGAGGTATTTAATGTTAAATATGATCAAAAGTACAATATTTTCACTATAAATGAAGCAGTGTAAAGCTGCAGTCTGAACTACACATCTTCCATTTGTAAGAAAATGTTTGGCATAGACCTCAATAAATGTCATAtgttcttattatttttatttaactttttttgtaaaaatagaAATTGCGACACAAAATGATTCCACTACTTAGAATTATGCTTCATTTGCAATAACTGCTGTAGCAATTtcccttctttattttttaaaccagaTCATTCAGCCCTAGGCCTGGTGAAGAGGGTCAGTCCAGATCCCTTTCTCAGAGACGGCGTGGGGGTTCCTCAGGGTCTTCCACTCATGGACGGAGGTATTTAATGTTAAATATGATCAAAAGTACAATATTTTCACTATAAATGAAGCAGTGTAAAGCTGCAGTCTGAACTACACATCTTCCATTTGTAAGAAAATGTTTGGCATAGACCTCAATAAATGTCATAtgttcttattatttttatttaactttttttgtaaaaatagaAATTGCGACACAAAATGATTCCACTACTTAGAATTATGCTTCATTTGCAATAACTGCTGTAGCAATTtcccttctttattttttaaaccagaTCATTCAGCCCTAGGCCTGGCCAAGAGAGTCGGTCCAGATCCCTTTCTCAGAGACGGCGTGGGGGTTCCTCAGGGTCTTCCACTCATGGACGGAGGTATTTAATGTTAAATATGATCAAAAGTACAATATTTTCACTATAAATGAAGCAGTGTAAAGCTGCAGTCTGAACTACACATCTTCCATTTGTAAGAAAATGTTTGGCATAGACCTCAATAAATGTCATAtgttcttattatttttatttaactttttttgtaaaaatagaAATTGCGACACAAAATGATTCCACTACTTAGAATTATGCTTCATTTGCAATAACTGCTGTAGCAATTtcccttctttattttttaaaccagaTCATTCAGCCCTAGGCCTGGCCAAGAGAGTCGGTCCAGATCCCTTTCTCAGAGACGGTGTCGGGGTTCCTCAGGGTCAAGCAAATTGAGGAGGGAAGACTTCCCTATGTCTGAAAAAAGTAAAGTTATTCTCTTAATTTTGCTGACGAATAATTAGGAGTCTTCCAGTGTCCCTAGCTGTCCCCAAAGTTTAAGTTGAATCAGACTAAACAGTTCAATATGACTCTTTGCTGATTCTTCAAACtaacctgattttttttcacatgaGCACATTGTaacacaagttttttttttttttttttttttttaacccactAGCagatttttctatttattttatgtgaatTTGTGTTCAAGTGAAAATTGCCTAGTAAATACAAGTTACTTTTAAGGTGTCTTATTGTAAGTGTTTAGATGTATTTTAAATAGAAATTAGACATTTGTCTAGAAATATCACAAATATTCTTGgtaaaattgagtttttgcagtgctttttttttttgtgaaaatgaaCTGATTTTGTGGTGTAGAGCATACTCACtacattataaaaataataatcggTCACTTCTTTTTTGGCTAGAATTTCAGAAGAGAGTTCTTCAGCTCCTTGTTGATATCAAGGATACAATTCGCGTTGCCACCTCTGCTGGAACAGCATATGAATTAAATCCTGCAAACACTTTAGAAGAGCTCAAAGCTTTAGAGAATCGCCTGGAGGACGTTAATGAGGGAGCAGAACTGGTAAGTTTTAACCCTCAGGTGCTATTGGGGTCTGAGTATCAGGCTAGTGAAACATGGTTTCACAACTCTAATGTACATGGGGCTCAGTGCTAAAGATTCGCAGAGATATTATGCCCCTCCCTGATTGGGTGCAAGACAAACACTCAAACTCACTCATCTAATAAGTACAGCTTCATGGGGCATTTCACATTTTGATTAATAGACAACAGCAGAGACAGAAAAGACAAAGAGCGGCCTGTAGAGTGTGCACAGCATGttttgatctgggtaatgtctTTACAGCAGGAAGTGCCTCTGGCTTCATTCACTTCTGAGGTGTGTTATGCTAGTAGCAGCTAATGTACCACTGTAGTAGTAATGTAGCAGGACAAGTGCTAAAAAAACCCCCGCAACAAAACggttacataagtgctttaggTCAAACCGTTCAGTTTTCAGTCATATAATGCAGGTCTATGAGACCTAAAAATATCAAAATTTAAACTACTGCAGAAACAAAGACACCTACATCTTGGATGCCCTTGAGGTAAGCTAAAACATAccaaaattttatttcaaagtGAACTATACCTTTCACCTTGGTGACCTTGTCCTCATGTGCCTGCCTGTTTTCATGTGCCTGCACTTTTCATGTGCCTGGACTCTACTTGACCACTTTTTCTGGTTTTAATGTCTTCTTGTTCCTTTTCAGAGTAAACATCTGAAGAGATTAGGAGGGGTTGATGCTGCAGACCATGTAAAGAAGTCAATGGCTGCGTAAGTATCTTTGTTCCGTTTTTGCATTAGTTTATAGTTGGGGTGTACGTTCGTATATATTCGTGTATTCCTATTCGTATTGAACCATTCGGTACAAGGCTTTCGGTTCGGGTACGCATTTTAAAACCGAACagttatttcatttcattttttacaagcagccattttgttttatatGCTCCTAAGAGtcaattatttacatttacattcaaTTTGCTCCATTGCTCAAAGTAAAAAATATCCTACTTTATGATGttagttttaataataaaaaaaaaaaattaaggacaATTCTCTggcatttatttttgctgtatcaAAAACGTACCGAACTGTGACAAGTGTATCGTTTTGAACTGAACCGTTGATTTTGTGAACCGTTACACCCCATAGTGATGTTCCCTGTCATATACTGTCATGCGCTACATTTTTATAATGAACTTGATTGCAATATAATACTCTAATATAAATCTGTTTTACCATGGCAGAACTATGACAAATAAAATGATGGCTCTAATGAGCCTCAGAGGAAGGAGTGGGAAGGTGTCGTTTATGAAGACCCATCTTTACAAGCTCATCTGTGGTGAGTTtgctttaacattttttaacaatgttttaaataatatagAATATAGTAAGCAGAATAATAATTCATAAGAAATCATTTTAGTTGGAGGACTCTACAGAGCATActgtaatattatatataatactcCATTCTGGGCTCTAGACTAACTTCTCTACTGGCAGTACTGGTTACTACCAACTGCCTTTTCTTGCTCACCCAAGCATGTTAGTAAATACTAATTTATATAGTTGAAACATTGGCAATGCCCCAAGTTGATATGTACAAAATATTGGAGAGGTTAGTGTTTGCTAAtaatgattttttcttttttttttcttttcagatgTGGTGTTCATCTCATTTGACACAACAACAACTAAAATAAATGAACACATGGCCaagtatttaaaatatgcacCAGAGAGGATGGGTGGCGGTGGCAGAAAGATGGAGAAATAACTAGCCATGTTTTACGTAATAAAAGCATGTTTCTTTAATCAGTGAAATGTCTTTATTAATCTTCTTCCTGGTCTTGCTTTTACCAATTGGCTTTGTCCTAGCTGACTCTGCATGTCCACTAACTCGTTTATGTATCCATTTCAAGGTGTTTGTTCTGTTGAAAACATCAGTACTTTAGTGAAAAcagtttaacaaaataaactgtTGAAAAGCAGGACTTTAGTGACGTTGAAATTTTAACGTTGATTGGATTTGCAAAATCTAAACTAAAATCAATATTGATTCAATGTTGGCAAATTCACCTATGTTGACAAACGTGACGTTGGAATGACGTTGCTATTTCAACGTTGATTAGATTTGCAAAATCTAAACTAAAATCAATATTGATTCAATGTTGGCAAATTCACCTATGTTGACAAACGTGACGTTGGAATGACGTTGCTATTTCAACGTTGATTAGATTTGCAAAATCTAAACAAAATCCAACGGTTATCCAACACTGACACCTGACGTTGATTCAACGCTGACTCCACGTTAAAATGCCAGCTGGGCCTGTTTCTGTGACAGATCgtttgaaatttttattttttttccttatcaGATTAAGTAAAAAGGAAGGACCTAGTGCACAATAGTacatcatattattattattttatattacaaaCTAGCTGTCACGTTCGGAGACGGGCGAGTCGGGAAGCAGAcgaagtgcagccagaacgtcaggTAAACTGAGTTTAATGCACAAAagacggacaacactctgacactacaatgctcgatctggggaacaaggggagacgtggactgatatacacagaacaaggcaaaagaaacaggaaacagctggcacaatcggggaagcacacgtggataatgagggggcgtggcacacactaggagcggacggagcggatcgtgacactagCTGCACTATCAACTCCTTTACATTTGTGGGCTCATTACTTCAGTTGGTATTATTACCTTTTTGGATTGTCCGTATACATACCTAGTGATTTTATATTTTTCGTTGAATCCTTTGCTCTAGACTAAATCAGCTAACAGCATGTAATACCTGTGAAGGACTTGGTCCTTGTGGGATGGTGAGCAAGAGCCAAATACACTGGGAAAGAAGAAGGGAATTTCATATTTATCCGTGGACAGCAGTGGAAATATGTTTAACAAAAGCAGTAAATAGAACAGAAGTGGGCCATTTCGATACCAACGCCGCGTAAACACgtgtaacaaaacaaaacgtgAATGGAGTTGTGGAAGATCCACGTGGAGCTTAGGCACTAGTGTCTGGGGCCCATTCACCGTGTAAGAGAAAAGACTTACAATTTTATATGGTGACTGGGGACAAACAAAAAGTAAACTGCATGAATGGGATCCCGGCTTTGACCGGCCCCAGGATGATCTTGCTAATGCTCCCCGTTCTAGATTATCCTTCTATACATTTACCCTTTAGGTCTTGCTTCTCTTTGATGATCTCGCTGTGTTTGTGACGTCTGTGACATCCGGGTCTGACACCAGCCCAGGACTCCCCCTTTGCCCCTGCCAACTCCGCCACCGTGTGCTCTGCCCACCTCAACTTGTTGTATTTAGACCTgcctatttatttttattttttttaccggTTTCCATGATGTCTCCATGGTTTGGGATCGCTTTCTCTTTCGTTCTTTGTTTCAAAGGTGGCCCTATTGTTTCCTTACGAAATTATTGTGGAAATAATAGAAACCATTGCTATAGAAAAAGAAAGTTGGCAGACAATACCACTACGTCATGTATTAAATGATTGTTCCCCTTGACCAACCCACAGCTGTTGTGTGTCacattcagtttaaaatgtcaTCTATACACCATAAGGAGTGTCAAAGTACGAGGTAAAATGTTAACCACCCGTGGGCCTGAAGTGATGATTAATTTAataacaaaagaaacaaaaaacgaataaatagataaataaagcGTTACGTGAAGTAGCCTATTCATCTGCGTATTTCATGTGTACGCCGTTTTCTGCAATTCTCagtataattaatatataaatttaGACCTAATATCGAATCGTGTCTCTGGTGTAATTCCAC includes these proteins:
- the LOC140579567 gene encoding uncharacterized protein isoform X5, which codes for MKNRTRKSPSKTRTMWTRAVWREETMEMEEVIPSCWVKNGGVLWPTQGAARALKACKEPEESWTKFPLIKMKIQSDDKNECEKYDCTTTAELSGSEEELPMKRRPKKKNYPNYQIDEPSVNEDSEKESSPGLMIKSTGEKATKKIRTFIPCEDDFVLPTPPKMNNAQSGKYGTTTNTMKIGRIPHSANTRNGNQAKKRLRKDDFVLPTPPKMTDAQLVSKNTERTQMDITSRPQSLAHSGSSSPSESLCNDRRSFSPRPGEEGQSRSLSQRRRGGSSGSSTHGRRSFSPRPGEEGQSRSLSQRRRGGSSGSSTHGRRSFSPRPGEEGQSRSLSQRRRGGSSGSSTHGRRSFSPRPGEEGQSRSLSQRRRGGSSGSSTHGRRSFSPRPGQESRSRSLSQRRRGGSSGSSTHGRRSFSPRPGQESRSRSLSQRRCRGSSGSSKLRREDFPMSEKKFQKRVLQLLVDIKDTIRVATSAGTAYELNPANTLEELKALENRLEDVNEGAELSKHLKRLGGVDAADHVKKSMAATMTNKMMALMSLRGRSGKVSFMKTHLYKLICDVVFISFDTTTTKINEHMAKYLKYAPERMGGGGRKMEK
- the LOC140579567 gene encoding uncharacterized protein isoform X6, translated to MIITRQTVMTRTMWTRAVWREETMEMEEVIPSCWVKNGGVLWPTQGAARALKACKEPEESWTKFPLIKMKIQSDDKNECEKYDCTTTAELSGSEEELPMKRRPKKKNYPNYQIDEPSVNEDSEKESSPGLMIKSTGEKATKKIRTFIPCEDDFVLPTPPKMNNAQSGKYGTTTNTMKIGRIPHSANTRNGNQAKKRLRKDDFVLPTPPKMTDAQLVSKNTERTQMDITSRPQSLAHSGSSSPSESLCNDRRSFSPRPGEEGQSRSLSQRRRGGSSGSSTHGRRSFSPRPGEEGQSRSLSQRRRGGSSGSSTHGRRSFSPRPGEEGQSRSLSQRRRGGSSGSSTHGRRSFSPRPGEEGQSRSLSQRRRGGSSGSSTHGRRSFSPRPGQESRSRSLSQRRRGGSSGSSTHGRRSFSPRPGQESRSRSLSQRRCRGSSGSSKLRREDFPMSEKKFQKRVLQLLVDIKDTIRVATSAGTAYELNPANTLEELKALENRLEDVNEGAELSKHLKRLGGVDAADHVKKSMAATMTNKMMALMSLRGRSGKVSFMKTHLYKLICDVVFISFDTTTTKINEHMAKYLKYAPERMGGGGRKMEK
- the LOC140579567 gene encoding uncharacterized protein isoform X7, with the protein product MKETRTMWTRAVWREETMEMEEVIPSCWVKNGGVLWPTQGAARALKACKEPEESWTKFPLIKMKIQSDDKNECEKYDCTTTAELSGSEEELPMKRRPKKKNYPNYQIDEPSVNEDSEKESSPGLMIKSTGEKATKKIRTFIPCEDDFVLPTPPKMNNAQSGKYGTTTNTMKIGRIPHSANTRNGNQAKKRLRKDDFVLPTPPKMTDAQLVSKNTERTQMDITSRPQSLAHSGSSSPSESLCNDRRSFSPRPGEEGQSRSLSQRRRGGSSGSSTHGRRSFSPRPGEEGQSRSLSQRRRGGSSGSSTHGRRSFSPRPGEEGQSRSLSQRRRGGSSGSSTHGRRSFSPRPGEEGQSRSLSQRRRGGSSGSSTHGRRSFSPRPGQESRSRSLSQRRRGGSSGSSTHGRRSFSPRPGQESRSRSLSQRRCRGSSGSSKLRREDFPMSEKKFQKRVLQLLVDIKDTIRVATSAGTAYELNPANTLEELKALENRLEDVNEGAELSKHLKRLGGVDAADHVKKSMAATMTNKMMALMSLRGRSGKVSFMKTHLYKLICDVVFISFDTTTTKINEHMAKYLKYAPERMGGGGRKMEK
- the LOC140579567 gene encoding uncharacterized protein isoform X2; the protein is MWAEVNLTAKRCVRVCDLTVFCGQICTQKYFMKNRTRKSPSKTRTMWTRAVWREETMEMEEVIPSCWVKNGGVLWPTQGAARALKACKEPEESWTKFPLIKMKIQSDDKNECEKYDCTTTAELSGSEEELPMKRRPKKKNYPNYQIDEPSVNEDSEKESSPGLMIKSTGEKATKKIRTFIPCEDDFVLPTPPKMNNAQSGKYGTTTNTMKIGRIPHSANTRNGNQAKKRLRKDDFVLPTPPKMTDAQLVSKNTERTQMDITSRPQSLAHSGSSSPSESLCNDRRSFSPRPGEEGQSRSLSQRRRGGSSGSSTHGRRSFSPRPGEEGQSRSLSQRRRGGSSGSSTHGRRSFSPRPGEEGQSRSLSQRRRGGSSGSSTHGRRSFSPRPGEEGQSRSLSQRRRGGSSGSSTHGRRSFSPRPGQESRSRSLSQRRRGGSSGSSTHGRRSFSPRPGQESRSRSLSQRRCRGSSGSSKLRREDFPMSEKKFQKRVLQLLVDIKDTIRVATSAGTAYELNPANTLEELKALENRLEDVNEGAELSKHLKRLGGVDAADHVKKSMAATMTNKMMALMSLRGRSGKVSFMKTHLYKLICDVVFISFDTTTTKINEHMAKYLKYAPERMGGGGRKMEK
- the LOC140579567 gene encoding uncharacterized protein isoform X3 encodes the protein MWAEFNLTAKRCVRVCDLTIFCGQICTQKYFMKNRTRKSPSKTRTMWTRAVWREETMEMEEVIPSCWVKNGGVLWPTQGAARALKACKEPEESWTKFPLIKMKIQSDDKNECEKYDCTTTAELSGSEEELPMKRRPKKKNYPNYQIDEPSVNEDSEKESSPGLMIKSTGEKATKKIRTFIPCEDDFVLPTPPKMNNAQSGKYGTTTNTMKIGRIPHSANTRNGNQAKKRLRKDDFVLPTPPKMTDAQLVSKNTERTQMDITSRPQSLAHSGSSSPSESLCNDRRSFSPRPGEEGQSRSLSQRRRGGSSGSSTHGRRSFSPRPGEEGQSRSLSQRRRGGSSGSSTHGRRSFSPRPGEEGQSRSLSQRRRGGSSGSSTHGRRSFSPRPGEEGQSRSLSQRRRGGSSGSSTHGRRSFSPRPGQESRSRSLSQRRRGGSSGSSTHGRRSFSPRPGQESRSRSLSQRRCRGSSGSSKLRREDFPMSEKKFQKRVLQLLVDIKDTIRVATSAGTAYELNPANTLEELKALENRLEDVNEGAELSKHLKRLGGVDAADHVKKSMAATMTNKMMALMSLRGRSGKVSFMKTHLYKLICDVVFISFDTTTTKINEHMAKYLKYAPERMGGGGRKMEK
- the LOC140579567 gene encoding uncharacterized protein isoform X1; its protein translation is MSLLVERGLLTHFSYTNFKNNVVEISFFFLIFYRYFMKNRTRKSPSKTRTMWTRAVWREETMEMEEVIPSCWVKNGGVLWPTQGAARALKACKEPEESWTKFPLIKMKIQSDDKNECEKYDCTTTAELSGSEEELPMKRRPKKKNYPNYQIDEPSVNEDSEKESSPGLMIKSTGEKATKKIRTFIPCEDDFVLPTPPKMNNAQSGKYGTTTNTMKIGRIPHSANTRNGNQAKKRLRKDDFVLPTPPKMTDAQLVSKNTERTQMDITSRPQSLAHSGSSSPSESLCNDRRSFSPRPGEEGQSRSLSQRRRGGSSGSSTHGRRSFSPRPGEEGQSRSLSQRRRGGSSGSSTHGRRSFSPRPGEEGQSRSLSQRRRGGSSGSSTHGRRSFSPRPGEEGQSRSLSQRRRGGSSGSSTHGRRSFSPRPGQESRSRSLSQRRRGGSSGSSTHGRRSFSPRPGQESRSRSLSQRRCRGSSGSSKLRREDFPMSEKKFQKRVLQLLVDIKDTIRVATSAGTAYELNPANTLEELKALENRLEDVNEGAELSKHLKRLGGVDAADHVKKSMAATMTNKMMALMSLRGRSGKVSFMKTHLYKLICDVVFISFDTTTTKINEHMAKYLKYAPERMGGGGRKMEK
- the LOC140579567 gene encoding uncharacterized protein isoform X4; the encoded protein is MSLLVERGLLTHFSYTNFKNNVVEISFFFLIFYRYFMKNRTRKSPSKTRTMWTRAVWREETMEMEEVIPSCWVKNGGVLWPTQGAARALKACKEPEESWTKFPLIKMKIQSDDKNECEKYDCTTTAELSGSEEELPMKRRPKKKNYPNYQIDEPSVNEDSEKESSPGLMIKSTGEKATKKIRTFIPCEDDFVLPTPPKMNNAQSGKYGTTTNTMKIGRIPHSANTRNGNQAKKRLRKDDFVLPTPPKMTDAQLERTQMDITSRPQSLAHSGSSSPSESLCNDRRSFSPRPGEEGQSRSLSQRRRGGSSGSSTHGRRSFSPRPGEEGQSRSLSQRRRGGSSGSSTHGRRSFSPRPGEEGQSRSLSQRRRGGSSGSSTHGRRSFSPRPGEEGQSRSLSQRRRGGSSGSSTHGRRSFSPRPGQESRSRSLSQRRRGGSSGSSTHGRRSFSPRPGQESRSRSLSQRRCRGSSGSSKLRREDFPMSEKKFQKRVLQLLVDIKDTIRVATSAGTAYELNPANTLEELKALENRLEDVNEGAELSKHLKRLGGVDAADHVKKSMAATMTNKMMALMSLRGRSGKVSFMKTHLYKLICDVVFISFDTTTTKINEHMAKYLKYAPERMGGGGRKMEK